In one window of Ruminococcus albus AD2013 DNA:
- a CDS encoding ParB/RepB/Spo0J family partition protein, with protein sequence MAKKNRMGSGLDMLFAENTQPEISAAPEKESSNGITMVKVTLLEPNKDQPRVIFDDDKLSELADSIKENGVLQPILARPLENGGYQIVAGERRWRASRLAGLTEVPVYIKELDDRQTMQMALIENIQRADLSPIEEAKAYKNLMDSYRMTQAELAKAVGKSRSAVANSLRLLDLTDEVSDMVDRGEISFGHAKVLLGRDKKDQKELAKLVVEKGLSVRELEDEIKNIELRAKKEEAALKKNMREKSVKKFRPFLYEFVMSVNVLSPCDVKAKEERDGGVKVELMIPKEADAEAILSKLGDLLTEEI encoded by the coding sequence ATGGCAAAGAAAAACAGAATGGGTTCGGGACTTGATATGCTGTTTGCAGAAAACACTCAGCCCGAAATAAGTGCTGCCCCCGAAAAGGAAAGCAGCAACGGCATTACTATGGTAAAGGTCACTCTGCTTGAACCTAACAAGGATCAGCCGCGAGTGATATTTGATGATGATAAGCTTTCCGAACTGGCGGACAGTATAAAGGAGAACGGCGTGCTTCAGCCGATACTTGCAAGACCTCTCGAAAACGGCGGCTATCAGATAGTTGCGGGCGAGAGAAGATGGAGGGCTTCAAGACTGGCGGGTCTGACGGAAGTGCCTGTATACATAAAGGAACTTGACGACAGACAGACCATGCAGATGGCGCTGATTGAAAATATACAGAGGGCGGATCTTTCGCCTATTGAAGAAGCTAAGGCTTACAAAAATCTGATGGACAGTTACAGAATGACACAGGCAGAGCTGGCAAAGGCGGTAGGAAAGTCCCGCTCGGCGGTGGCGAATTCCCTTAGACTGCTTGACCTTACTGACGAAGTCAGTGACATGGTGGACAGAGGTGAGATATCCTTTGGTCATGCGAAAGTGCTTTTGGGACGAGATAAAAAAGATCAGAAAGAACTTGCAAAGCTGGTCGTCGAAAAAGGGCTTTCGGTAAGAGAGTTGGAAGACGAGATAAAAAATATTGAGCTTCGTGCAAAAAAAGAAGAAGCGGCACTCAAAAAAAATATGCGGGAAAAATCTGTTAAAAAGTTCAGACCTTTCCTGTATGAGTTTGTGATGTCTGTAAATGTTTTATCTCCGTGTGATGTAAAAGCTAAGGAAGAACGTGACGGCGGAGTAAAGGTTGAACTGATGATACCTAAAGAAGCTGATGCTGAAGCGATACTTTCAAAACTGGGTGACCTGCTTACGGAAGAAATTTAA
- a CDS encoding ParA family protein yields MGKIIAVSNQKGGVGKSTTVCNLAAVFGARGEKVLIIDFDPQGNTTTSYGIQKRSIRNTVYDVLMGDCSLFEAVCATAFRGVSVVPTTQELAGAAVQLMTMENRAYQLRNQLKEAKAFYDRILIDCPPTLDMLTINALVAADSVLIPLQCEFLSLEGLVELHNTIDRVKQTWNKSLIIEGILFTMCVDRYKITGQIVSEVKKHFPKEVFSTSIPRNVALSEAPSFGQPAIYYDKKAKGSKAYEELAKEILKREKKRKDK; encoded by the coding sequence ATGGGTAAGATAATTGCCGTTTCAAATCAGAAAGGCGGCGTGGGAAAATCCACGACGGTCTGCAACCTTGCCGCAGTTTTCGGTGCAAGGGGAGAAAAGGTCCTTATTATAGATTTTGACCCGCAGGGCAACACCACCACAAGCTATGGTATACAAAAAAGAAGCATACGCAATACCGTGTATGATGTGCTGATGGGGGATTGTTCTCTGTTTGAAGCTGTGTGTGCAACTGCTTTCAGGGGGGTGTCGGTAGTGCCGACAACTCAGGAGTTGGCGGGTGCGGCTGTTCAGCTGATGACTATGGAAAACAGGGCTTATCAGCTGAGAAATCAGCTGAAAGAAGCTAAGGCATTCTATGACCGCATACTTATCGACTGTCCGCCGACGCTGGATATGCTGACGATAAATGCGCTTGTGGCGGCTGACTCGGTGCTGATACCTTTGCAGTGTGAATTTCTCTCGCTGGAAGGTCTGGTGGAGTTACATAACACCATCGACAGAGTGAAGCAGACATGGAACAAGTCGCTGATAATCGAGGGTATACTTTTCACCATGTGCGTTGACAGGTACAAGATAACAGGGCAGATAGTAAGCGAAGTCAAAAAGCATTTTCCAAAGGAAGTTTTTTCAACTTCAATACCGAGAAATGTTGCACTGTCCGAGGCACCTAGTTTTGGTCAGCCTGCCATATACTACGATAAAAAAGCCAAGGGTTCAAAGGCATATGAAGAACTGGCAAAGGAAATTCTGAAACGCGAAAAGAAGCGTAAGGACAAATAA
- a CDS encoding ParB/RepB/Spo0J family partition protein — MNRITDFITKAFVEMQESPEEELRELGKVVEINIGDIRPNPSQPRKHFSAEELTSLAKSITANGIIQPLTVRRSDENIELISGERRLRAAKLAGLKTVPCIIIKADRGRSAVLALLENIQRSDLNCFEEAIAISALIDGGEVTREEVSIKLGMAQSTIANKLRLLKLSREEQQLIIEHGLTERHARALLKLADDEQRKVVLAKTIEGGWTVDALEKYIARLEREELKKSSYEKRAVMLKDVRLFFNSVNKAMEVMKLAGVDATAKRIDREDCIEYTITIKNSGG; from the coding sequence ATGAACAGGATAACGGATTTTATCACAAAGGCTTTTGTGGAGATGCAGGAAAGTCCCGAAGAAGAATTGCGGGAACTGGGAAAAGTAGTTGAAATAAACATCGGCGATATAAGACCGAACCCGTCTCAGCCGCGGAAACATTTTTCAGCCGAAGAACTGACGTCCCTTGCAAAAAGCATAACCGCCAACGGTATTATACAGCCGCTGACGGTAAGACGGAGCGATGAAAATATTGAACTGATATCGGGCGAGCGAAGACTAAGGGCGGCGAAGCTTGCGGGGCTGAAAACCGTTCCGTGTATCATTATCAAAGCTGACCGCGGAAGGTCGGCGGTGCTGGCTTTGCTTGAAAATATCCAGCGCAGCGACCTTAACTGTTTTGAAGAAGCAATAGCCATCAGCGCACTTATCGACGGCGGGGAAGTCACGCGGGAAGAAGTTTCCATCAAGCTGGGCATGGCACAGTCTACCATTGCCAACAAGCTCAGACTTTTGAAACTCAGCCGTGAAGAACAGCAGCTTATTATCGAACACGGTTTGACAGAACGTCACGCCAGAGCGCTTTTAAAACTTGCAGATGACGAACAGAGAAAAGTAGTGCTTGCGAAAACTATCGAGGGCGGCTGGACAGTTGACGCTTTGGAAAAATACATAGCCCGACTTGAAAGGGAAGAACTGAAAAAATCGAGCTATGAAAAACGCGCCGTCATGCTGAAAGATGTCAGGCTGTTTTTCAACTCCGTCAACAAGGCAATGGAGGTCATGAAACTTGCAGGCGTTGACGCAACTGCAAAACGCATCGACAGGGAAGACTGCATAGAGTATACCATAACGATCAAAAATTCAGGGGGCTGA
- the sfsA gene encoding DNA/RNA nuclease SfsA translates to MTYPNIIKAEFLSRTNRFIAEVNVDGNQETVHVKNTGRCKELLIPGCEVWLTEPGTPNRKTRYDLVAVKKSTGVLFNIDSQAPNKVMREWLDTQGYDKVIPEFTYGDSRIDFYMERGEDKYLLEVKGCTLEIDGVGYFPDAPTERGVKHIRELIKAKSAGYNAAIGFVIQMDGVKEVRPNTATHPEFATAIEEAKAAGVKVLFFTCHTEPDSLTIAGMTEA, encoded by the coding sequence ATGACATACCCGAACATTATCAAAGCCGAATTCCTGTCCCGCACCAACCGTTTTATAGCCGAGGTAAATGTTGACGGAAATCAGGAGACCGTCCATGTGAAAAACACTGGACGATGCAAGGAACTGCTGATACCGGGCTGTGAAGTCTGGCTGACCGAACCGGGCACCCCGAACAGAAAAACAAGATACGACCTTGTGGCAGTCAAAAAAAGTACAGGCGTACTTTTCAACATCGACAGTCAGGCGCCAAATAAAGTTATGCGTGAATGGCTGGATACTCAGGGCTATGACAAGGTGATACCCGAATTCACCTACGGCGATTCAAGGATAGATTTTTATATGGAGCGGGGAGAGGACAAATATCTTCTTGAAGTCAAAGGCTGTACACTGGAGATAGACGGTGTGGGCTACTTTCCCGATGCACCCACCGAGAGAGGTGTGAAGCATATCCGTGAACTGATAAAAGCGAAGTCCGCGGGCTACAATGCCGCCATCGGATTTGTGATACAGATGGACGGCGTAAAAGAAGTCCGCCCAAACACTGCAACCCACCCCGAATTCGCAACCGCCATCGAAGAAGCAAAAGCCGCAGGGGTCAAAGTGCTGTTTTTCACCTGCCACACCGAACCCGACTCCCTGACCATCGCAGGAATGACAGAAGCCTGA
- a CDS encoding NUDIX hydrolase → MVQGYNCMIVLSPEGDEWLMCKRRKDPYKGLYNLVGGKIEKGEDGEHAAYRELFEETSITREQITLERLMTFDYPMDGCYVEVWAGQLSQPTEVSGDENDLEWLPLTEDFFDMKKYAGEGNIGHMFEILKLHPERYHIK, encoded by the coding sequence ATGGTACAAGGATACAACTGCATGATAGTTCTCTCCCCCGAGGGCGACGAGTGGCTGATGTGCAAACGCAGAAAAGACCCCTACAAAGGGCTGTACAATCTGGTGGGCGGAAAGATAGAAAAAGGCGAAGATGGCGAACACGCCGCCTACCGCGAGCTTTTTGAAGAAACTTCCATCACCCGCGAACAGATAACCTTAGAACGCCTTATGACTTTCGATTACCCAATGGACGGCTGTTATGTGGAAGTCTGGGCTGGTCAGCTGAGTCAGCCCACCGAAGTCAGCGGCGATGAAAATGACCTCGAATGGCTTCCCTTAACCGAAGATTTTTTCGATATGAAAAAGTATGCAGGTGAAGGCAACATCGGTCATATGTTCGAGATACTGAAACTCCACCCCGAGCGATACCATATTAAATAA
- a CDS encoding alpha-galactosidase, translating into MSITYNEKSRSFKLRANNTDYMFKVINGEYLGHVYYGKKVPDEDMDWLLRLDESPFTPETNNRDRAVYLDTTPFEYPCFGIGDYRESALKILDSDGMSTCDLRYVSHKIYDGKPALEGLPATFTTEKSPAQTLEVTMLDAHTGLEAVLVYSIFENLDAITRSVRFRNTSNKPLKLTRAISACVEFDTDKFDMITLNGSWARERHIERAPLHHGKQSIDSCRGESSHQNNPFAALCEHNADEDMGEVFGFNFVYSGNFIAQAEVTQHKKTRFVMGINPLDFEWLLESGETFTAPEVVMVHSDEGIGKMSRIFHDLYRENLIRGEYKNKRRPILINNWEATYFDFNTDKILSIAKEASKLGIEMLVLDDGWFGHRDSDNSSLGDWFVYEKKLQGGLKHLVDEVNKLGMKFGLWFEPEMVSPDSDLYRAHPDWAIQIKGRDMTLCREQYVLDYSRKEVRDYVYSMMKNILDNANIEYIKWDMNRQLTEVGSAALPAERQRELWHRYVLGVYDLMGRLTTDYPHILLENCSGGGARFDPGILYFSPQIWCSDDTDAIERLKIQHGTSICYPCSTMGAHVSDCPNHTVGRNTPFRTRGHVAMVGTFGYELDVTRIPQEDRDMIPAQIEEFKKYNPLVRTGDHYRIGNMFEDNTWDAWMFVAKDKSEALFEFVQVMARPNMRSRRIKLKGLDPDAYYYEESEPDKLISGAALMNAGINCAKAWGADGISGDYSSKILHFIRK; encoded by the coding sequence ATGAGTATAACCTACAACGAAAAATCCCGCTCTTTCAAACTTCGTGCCAATAACACCGACTATATGTTCAAGGTGATAAACGGCGAATATCTCGGTCACGTTTACTACGGCAAAAAAGTCCCCGATGAGGATATGGACTGGCTGCTGCGCCTTGATGAAAGCCCCTTCACCCCCGAGACCAACAACCGCGACAGGGCAGTATATCTCGATACCACACCTTTTGAATACCCCTGCTTCGGTATCGGCGACTACCGCGAAAGTGCCCTGAAGATCCTCGACAGCGATGGTATGTCCACCTGCGACCTCAGATACGTTTCCCATAAAATATATGACGGCAAACCCGCTCTTGAAGGTCTGCCCGCAACTTTCACCACCGAAAAAAGCCCCGCTCAGACTCTTGAAGTCACCATGCTTGATGCCCACACAGGGCTCGAAGCTGTGCTGGTATATTCGATATTTGAAAATCTCGATGCCATCACCCGCTCGGTGAGATTCAGGAATACCTCGAACAAGCCCCTGAAACTCACCCGCGCCATTTCCGCCTGTGTTGAATTCGATACCGATAAATTCGATATGATAACCCTCAACGGTTCATGGGCGAGAGAACGCCACATCGAACGCGCTCCCCTTCACCACGGCAAGCAAAGCATCGATTCCTGCCGCGGCGAATCCTCCCACCAGAACAACCCCTTCGCCGCCCTCTGCGAACACAACGCCGATGAAGATATGGGCGAGGTGTTCGGTTTCAACTTTGTCTACTCGGGAAATTTCATCGCTCAGGCAGAAGTCACACAGCACAAAAAGACCCGCTTCGTTATGGGCATAAATCCCCTCGATTTTGAATGGCTCCTTGAATCGGGCGAAACTTTCACCGCCCCCGAAGTTGTTATGGTACACTCCGATGAGGGCATAGGCAAAATGTCCAGAATTTTCCATGACCTCTACCGCGAGAACCTTATCCGCGGCGAGTACAAAAACAAACGCCGCCCCATACTTATTAACAACTGGGAAGCTACCTACTTTGATTTCAACACCGATAAGATACTCTCCATCGCAAAGGAAGCTTCAAAGCTGGGTATTGAAATGCTTGTGCTTGATGACGGCTGGTTCGGTCACAGGGATTCCGATAATTCCTCTCTGGGCGACTGGTTCGTTTACGAAAAGAAACTCCAAGGCGGCTTGAAGCACCTCGTTGACGAAGTCAACAAACTGGGCATGAAGTTCGGTCTATGGTTTGAACCCGAAATGGTCTCCCCCGATTCCGACCTCTACCGCGCCCACCCCGACTGGGCTATACAGATAAAGGGCAGAGATATGACCCTCTGCCGTGAGCAGTACGTCCTCGATTACTCCCGCAAGGAAGTCCGCGACTACGTATACTCCATGATGAAGAATATTCTCGACAACGCCAACATCGAGTATATCAAATGGGATATGAACCGCCAGCTGACAGAAGTCGGTTCAGCCGCACTCCCCGCCGAAAGACAGCGCGAACTCTGGCACAGATACGTCCTGGGTGTCTACGACCTTATGGGCAGACTCACCACCGATTATCCTCATATCCTGTTGGAAAACTGCTCGGGCGGCGGCGCAAGGTTCGACCCGGGTATACTCTATTTCTCACCGCAGATATGGTGCTCCGATGATACCGATGCCATCGAGCGCCTGAAAATACAGCACGGTACTTCCATATGCTACCCCTGTTCGACGATGGGTGCACACGTTTCCGACTGCCCCAACCATACCGTCGGCAGAAACACTCCTTTCAGAACAAGGGGGCACGTTGCCATGGTGGGAACTTTCGGCTACGAACTTGATGTCACCCGTATCCCGCAGGAAGACAGGGATATGATACCCGCCCAGATTGAGGAATTCAAAAAGTACAATCCTCTCGTCCGCACAGGCGACCACTACCGCATAGGCAATATGTTCGAGGATAATACATGGGATGCATGGATGTTCGTTGCAAAGGACAAGAGCGAAGCCCTGTTCGAGTTCGTGCAGGTAATGGCAAGACCCAATATGCGCTCCCGCCGCATAAAGCTGAAAGGTCTCGACCCCGATGCTTACTACTATGAGGAAAGCGAACCCGATAAGCTGATATCAGGTGCGGCACTTATGAACGCAGGTATCAACTGTGCAAAAGCATGGGGTGCCGACGGCATAAGCGGCGACTACTCCTCGAAGATACTACATTTTATAAGGAAGTGA